One Hermetia illucens chromosome 4, iHerIll2.2.curated.20191125, whole genome shotgun sequence DNA segment encodes these proteins:
- the LOC119653596 gene encoding general odorant-binding protein 72 yields the protein MICDNRLLGFAILILVLAPFSWCGVTDEQMKKSAQMLRDVCQPKFKISDEVANGIKDGIVPDEQNVKCYINCVLEMMNSIKKGKLNYEASVKQIDLLLPDRLKDSFKAGLAACRNSIDGIRNHCEAATVLLKCLKANIPEFFFP from the exons ATGATTTGTGATAATAGATTGCTGGGATTTGCTATATTGATTCTTGTGTTGGCGCCCTTTAGTTGGTGCGGG GTTACCGATGAACAAATGAAGAAAAGCGCTCAAATGCTGCGGGATGTATGCCaaccgaaattcaaaatttctgaTG AAGTAGCGAACGGAATAAAGGACGGTATAGTTCCCGATGAACAGAATGTTAAATGCTATATAAATTGTGTCCTGGAAATGATGAATTCG ATAAAAAAAGGCAAACTCAACTACGAAGCGTCTGTGAAACAAATTGACCTGCTGCTCCCAGATCGTTTGAAGGACTCTTTCAAAGCAGGACTGGCAGCCTGCAGGAATTCAA tCGATGGTATTAGGAATCATTGTGAGGCTGCCACGGTGCTTCTAAAGTGTTTGAAGGCGAATATTCCGGAATTCTTCTTTCCTTAA
- the LOC119653595 gene encoding uncharacterized protein LOC119653595: MYSRRTSRFSLVLFPWLLVISQAKLDPQKVRDYTNNFTKSCQPESTHFGDVHAMLQKTDPSRDEKCFITCTLMELGLLSESGEFQKKGFIKVNKDIQKFDDNPEQLKNIDEPIIDKCGDIHSPEKCHKGFAIAECGFRVYAEIHG; this comes from the exons ATGTATTCTCGGCGAACTAGCAGATTTTCATTGGTTCTGTTTCCGTGGTTGCTCGTGATTTCTCAG GCAAAACTTGATCCTCAAAAGGTCCGAGACTATACTAATAACTTTACTAAGTCATGTCAGCCAGAATCAACCCATTTTG GTGACGTTCACGCTATGCTACAAAAAACCGATCCATCCAGAGATGAAAAGTGTTTCATCACCTGTACCTTGATGGAATTGGGGCTG TTATCTGAAAGTGGTGAGTTCCAAAAGAAAGGGTTCATCAAAGTGAACAAAGACATCCAGAAGTTCGATGACAATCCTGAACAATTGAAAAACATTGACGAACCTATCATAGATAAGTGTGGTGATATACACAGTCCAGAAAA ATGCCATAAGGGATTTGCTATAGCTGAGTGCGGCTTTCGCGTTTATGCTGAGATTCATGGATGA
- the LOC119653594 gene encoding uncharacterized protein LOC119653594, with protein sequence MSLQSKFFIPLILLLQFLSEAVQTEIDKGKVKEFMIEKAKECQTAKVTFDNLAPLIGNSSASDEGKCFFACTLKKLGVFTEKGEFSEKGTNELTEILGKINPDHIKIETTDFAEIVILGCGDIEEKAECDRAFKTMECLTDFYGIIHGKLF encoded by the exons ATGAGTTTACAGAGCAAATTTTTCATCCCACTAATATTATTGCTGCAGTTCTTATCAGAAGCCGTCCAA ACAGAAATTGATAAAGGAAAAGTCAAAGAATTCATGATTGAAAAGGCAAAAGAATGTCAGACAGCTAAAGTGACATTTG ATAATCTTGCCCCTCTGATTGGGAATTCTTCAGCATCAGACGAAGGAAAGTGTTTCTTTGCTTGCACACTTAAAAAATTAGGAGTG TTTACTGAAAAAGGTGAGTTCAGTGAAAAAGGAACCAACGAACTGACCGAAATCTTGGGTAAAATTAATCCCGATCACATTAAAATCGAAACAACTGACTTCGCGGAAATTGTCATTCTCGGATGTGGTGACATTGAAGAAAAGGCCGA GTGTGATAGAGCTTTTAAAACAATGGAATGTTTAACGGATTTTTATGGAATCATAcatggaaaattattttga